From Montipora foliosa isolate CH-2021 chromosome 6, ASM3666993v2, whole genome shotgun sequence, a single genomic window includes:
- the LOC138007603 gene encoding RNA-binding protein, mRNA-processing factor 2a-like — MDAKSTSSDDEVRTLFVSGLPIDVKPREIYLLFRGFKGYEGSLLKLTDKQGKTQSPVAFVTFENREQAEEAKASLQGVRFDPDASLTLRLEFARSNTKVSKPVNKQAVLAPHFYPREPQFLPAELATAGFLPTPEPSLAYPAPIFNDIMAAAATAHHPFNHHPTIIQQLQSFPQHHPIFPALGSPTAPLQIALFGGDMAGNMPCSTLFVANLEKECTEQLLRDAFGETPGFRRLKMLSKGQNPVCFVEYLDVPSAAYAKQCLHGKIIGTGERGGIRIEFAKTKMCE, encoded by the exons ATGGACGCAAAATCGACATCATCAGATGACGAG GTTCGCACTCTGTTTGTTAGTGGTTTACCAATCGATGTCAAACCCCGTGAAATCTACCTTCTTTTCCGAGGCTTCAAG GGATACGAGGGATCTTTATTAAAGCTCACGGATAAACAA GGTAAAACTCAGTCG CCAGTTGCATTTGTTACGTTTGAAAACAGAGAACAAGCCGAAGAGGCCAAAGCTTCTTTACAG GGAGTGCGATTCGATCCAGATGCCTCTCTCACCTTGCGACTGGAGTTCGCTCGTTCCAACACCAAGGTGTCCAAACCGGTGAACAAACAAGCAGTCTTGGCCCCACACTTTTATCCAAGAGAGCCGCAATTTT TACCTGCAGAACTTGCAACTGCGGGATTCTTACCAACACCGGAACCAAGTTTAGCCTATCCAGC GCCAATATTTAACGACATAATGGCGGCAGCAGCAACAGCACATCACCCCTTCAATCATCATCCGACGATTATTCAACAACTGCAA AGTTTCCCTCAACACCATCCGATTTTCCCAGCATTGGGTTCTCCGACAGCTCCTCTTCAAATAGCATTGTTTGGTGGAGACATGGCAGGAAATATGCCCTGCTCTACTTTGTTCGTAGCAAACTTAGAAAAAGAATGTACTGAACAGCTATTGAGGGATGCGTTTGGCGA aacacctggatttcgTCGTTTAAAGATGCTCAGCAAAGGACAAAATCCAGTCTGCTTTGTGGAATACTTG GATGTTCCATCTGCAGCTTATGCAAAACAGTGTCTTCATGG AAAGATCATTGGAACAGGGGAGAGAGGCGGTATCAGAATAGAATTTGCCAAAACCAAAATGTGCGAGTGA